From one Larimichthys crocea isolate SSNF chromosome XVIII, L_crocea_2.0, whole genome shotgun sequence genomic stretch:
- the rpl8 gene encoding large ribosomal subunit protein uL2 codes for MGRVIRGQRKGAGSVFKAHVKHRKGAARLRHVDFAERHGYIKGIVKDIIHDPGRGAPLAKVAFRDPYRFKKRTELFIAAEGIHTGQFIYCGKKAQLNIGNVLPVGTMPEGTIICCLEEKPGDRGKLARASGNYATVISHNPETKKSRVKLPSGSKKVISSANRAVVGVVAGGGRIDKPILKAGRAYHKYKAKRNCWPRVRGVAMNPVEHPFGGGNHQHIGKPSTIRRDAPAGRKVGLIAARRTGRLRGTKTVQEKEN; via the exons ATGGGACGTGTGATCAGGGGACAGAGAAAAGGTGCGGGCTCCGTGTTCAAAGCCCACGTCAAGCACAGGAAAGGTGCCGCTAGACTCCGTCACGTTGACTTCGCTGAACGCCATGGCTACATCAAGGGGATTGTGAAG GATATTATCCACGACCCCGGCCGTGGTGCTCCCCTGGCCAAAGTCGCCTTCCGTGACCCATACCGCTTCAAGAAGAGGACCGAGCTCTTCATCGCTGCTGAGGGCATCCACACCGGACAGTTCATCTACTGCGGCAAGAAGG CTCAGCTGAACATCGGTAACGTCCTGCCCGTCGGCACAATGCCCGAGGGTACCATCATCTGCTGCCTGGAGGAGAAGCCCGGCGACAGAGGCAAGCTGGCTCGCGCTTCCGGAAACTACGCCACAGTCATCTCCCACAACCCGGAGACCAAGAAGTCCAGAGTCAAGCTGCCCTCAGGCTCCAAGAAGGTCATCTCCTCTGCCAACAGAGCCGTTGTTG gtgtggtTGCCGGCGGTGGTCGTATTGACAAGCCCATCCTGAAGGCTGGTCGCGCCTACCACAAGTACAAGGCCAAGAGGAACTGCTGGCCACGTGTCCGTGGTGTGGCTATGAAC CCCGTTGAGCATCCCTTCGGTGGTGGTAACCATCAGCATATTGGCAAACCCTCAACAATCAGGAGGGACGCCCCCGCTGGTCGCAAGGTCGGTCTTATCGCTGCCCGTCGTAcaggcagactgcgcggaacAAAGACCGTACAGGAGAAGGAGAACTAG